The following coding sequences are from one Delphinus delphis chromosome 17, mDelDel1.2, whole genome shotgun sequence window:
- the LRRC14 gene encoding leucine-rich repeat-containing protein 14 isoform X2: MHTLVFLSTRQVLQCQSAACQALPLLPRELFPLLFKVAFMDKKTVVLRELVHTWPFPLLSFQQLLQECAHCSRALLQERPSTESMQAVILGLTARLHTPETEAGTQPLCRKHTLRVLDMTGLLDDGVEQDPGTMSMWDCTAAVARTCIAQQQGRTAEPGLAPVPVEVRVDLRVNRASYAFLREALRSSAGSPLRLCCRDLRAEDLPMRNTVALLQLLDAGCLRRVDLRFNNLGLRGLSVIIPHVARFQHLASLRLHYVHGDSRQPSVDGEDNFRYFLAQMGRFTCLRELSMGSSLLSGRLDQLLSTLQSPLESLELAFCALLPEDLRFLARSPHAVHLKKLDLSGNDLSGSQLEPFQGLLQAAAATLLHLELTECQLADTQLLATLPVLTRCASLRYLGLYGNPLSMAGLKELLRDSVAQAELRTVVHPFPVDCYEGLPWPPPASVLLEASINEEKFARVEAELHQLLLASGRAHVLWTTDIYGRLAADYFSL; the protein is encoded by the exons ATGCACACCCTTGTGTTCCTGAGCACACGGCAGGTGCTCCAGTGCCAGTCAGCTGCCTGCCAGGCCTTGCCCCTGCTACCACGAGAGCTCTTCCCCTTGCTCTTCAAAGTGGCCTTCATGGACAAGAAGACCGTTGTGCTGCGTGAGCTGGTGCACACGTGGCCCTTTCCACTGCTTAGCTTCCAGCAGCTGCTGCAGGAGTGTGCCCACTGCAGCCGGGCCCTGCTGCAGGAGCGGCCTAGCACAGAAAGCATGCAAGCCGTGATCCTGGGGCTGACTGCCCGGCTCCACACCCCGGAGACTGAGGCTGGCACACAGCCCCTCTGCAG GAAGCACACGCTGCGGGTGCTGGACATGACGGGCCTCCTGGATGACGGCGTGGAGCAGGACCCGGGCACCATGAGCATGTGGGACTGCACGGCAGCTGTGGCCCGCACGTGCATCGCACAGCAGCAGGGCAGGACTGCAGAGCCCGGCCTGGCCCCCGTTCCTGTGGAGGTGCGTGTGGACCTGCGGGTGAACCGGGCCTCTTACGCGTTCTTGCGGGAGGCACTCCGTAGCAGCGCGGGCAGTCCACTGCGGCTCTGCTGCCGGGACCTGCGGGCTGAGGACCTGCCCATGCGCAATACCGTGGCCCTGCTGCAGCTTCTGGATGCGGGCTGCCTGCGCCGCGTGGACCTGCGCTTCAACAACTTGGGCCTGCGAGGCCTGTCCGTCATCATCCCACACGTGGCCCGCTTCCAGCACCTGGCCAGCCTGCGGTTACACTATGTGCACGGGGACTCTCGGCAGCCCTCTGTGGACGGCGAGGACAACTTCCGTTACTTCCTGGCCCAGATGGGCCGCTTCACCTGTTTGCGGGAGCTCAGCATGGGCTCCTCTCTTCTCTCGGGGCGGCTGGACCAGCTGCTCAG CACCCTGCAGAGCCCCCTGGAGAGCCTGGAGCTGGCCTTCTGCGCCTTGCTGCCTGAGGACCTGCGTTTCCTGGCACGGAGCCCCCATGCTGTCCACCTCAAGAAGCTGGACCTGAGTGGCAATGACCTGTCCGGCAGCCAGCTGGAGCCCTTCCAGGGTCTGCTGCAGGCAGCAGCAGCCACGCTGCTGCACCTCGAGCTGACCGAGTGCCAGCTTGCCGATACCCAACTGCTGGCCACACTTCCTGTGCTGACTCGTTGTGCCAGCCTCCGCTACCTCGGCCTCTACGGCAACCCGCTGTCTATGGCGGGCCTCAAGGAGCTCCTGAGGGACTCGGTGGCACAGGCCGAGCTGCGCACGGTGGTGCACCCTTTCCCCGTGGACTGCTATGAGGGCCTGCCGTGGCCACCGCCTGCCTCTGTCCTGCTGGAAGCCTCCATCAATGAGGAGAAGTTTGCCCGCGTGGAGGCTGAGTTGCACCAGTTGCTACTGGCCTCAGGCCGTGCCCACGTGCTCTGGACCACAGACATCTATGGGCGCCTGGCTGCAGACTACTTTAGCCTGTGA
- the LRRC14 gene encoding leucine-rich repeat-containing protein 14 isoform X1, translating into MQLPAPWWPPARPSTMHTLVFLSTRQVLQCQSAACQALPLLPRELFPLLFKVAFMDKKTVVLRELVHTWPFPLLSFQQLLQECAHCSRALLQERPSTESMQAVILGLTARLHTPETEAGTQPLCRKHTLRVLDMTGLLDDGVEQDPGTMSMWDCTAAVARTCIAQQQGRTAEPGLAPVPVEVRVDLRVNRASYAFLREALRSSAGSPLRLCCRDLRAEDLPMRNTVALLQLLDAGCLRRVDLRFNNLGLRGLSVIIPHVARFQHLASLRLHYVHGDSRQPSVDGEDNFRYFLAQMGRFTCLRELSMGSSLLSGRLDQLLSTLQSPLESLELAFCALLPEDLRFLARSPHAVHLKKLDLSGNDLSGSQLEPFQGLLQAAAATLLHLELTECQLADTQLLATLPVLTRCASLRYLGLYGNPLSMAGLKELLRDSVAQAELRTVVHPFPVDCYEGLPWPPPASVLLEASINEEKFARVEAELHQLLLASGRAHVLWTTDIYGRLAADYFSL; encoded by the exons ATGCAGCTTCCAGCCCCCTG GTGGCCTCCTGCCCGGCCCAGCACCATGCACACCCTTGTGTTCCTGAGCACACGGCAGGTGCTCCAGTGCCAGTCAGCTGCCTGCCAGGCCTTGCCCCTGCTACCACGAGAGCTCTTCCCCTTGCTCTTCAAAGTGGCCTTCATGGACAAGAAGACCGTTGTGCTGCGTGAGCTGGTGCACACGTGGCCCTTTCCACTGCTTAGCTTCCAGCAGCTGCTGCAGGAGTGTGCCCACTGCAGCCGGGCCCTGCTGCAGGAGCGGCCTAGCACAGAAAGCATGCAAGCCGTGATCCTGGGGCTGACTGCCCGGCTCCACACCCCGGAGACTGAGGCTGGCACACAGCCCCTCTGCAG GAAGCACACGCTGCGGGTGCTGGACATGACGGGCCTCCTGGATGACGGCGTGGAGCAGGACCCGGGCACCATGAGCATGTGGGACTGCACGGCAGCTGTGGCCCGCACGTGCATCGCACAGCAGCAGGGCAGGACTGCAGAGCCCGGCCTGGCCCCCGTTCCTGTGGAGGTGCGTGTGGACCTGCGGGTGAACCGGGCCTCTTACGCGTTCTTGCGGGAGGCACTCCGTAGCAGCGCGGGCAGTCCACTGCGGCTCTGCTGCCGGGACCTGCGGGCTGAGGACCTGCCCATGCGCAATACCGTGGCCCTGCTGCAGCTTCTGGATGCGGGCTGCCTGCGCCGCGTGGACCTGCGCTTCAACAACTTGGGCCTGCGAGGCCTGTCCGTCATCATCCCACACGTGGCCCGCTTCCAGCACCTGGCCAGCCTGCGGTTACACTATGTGCACGGGGACTCTCGGCAGCCCTCTGTGGACGGCGAGGACAACTTCCGTTACTTCCTGGCCCAGATGGGCCGCTTCACCTGTTTGCGGGAGCTCAGCATGGGCTCCTCTCTTCTCTCGGGGCGGCTGGACCAGCTGCTCAG CACCCTGCAGAGCCCCCTGGAGAGCCTGGAGCTGGCCTTCTGCGCCTTGCTGCCTGAGGACCTGCGTTTCCTGGCACGGAGCCCCCATGCTGTCCACCTCAAGAAGCTGGACCTGAGTGGCAATGACCTGTCCGGCAGCCAGCTGGAGCCCTTCCAGGGTCTGCTGCAGGCAGCAGCAGCCACGCTGCTGCACCTCGAGCTGACCGAGTGCCAGCTTGCCGATACCCAACTGCTGGCCACACTTCCTGTGCTGACTCGTTGTGCCAGCCTCCGCTACCTCGGCCTCTACGGCAACCCGCTGTCTATGGCGGGCCTCAAGGAGCTCCTGAGGGACTCGGTGGCACAGGCCGAGCTGCGCACGGTGGTGCACCCTTTCCCCGTGGACTGCTATGAGGGCCTGCCGTGGCCACCGCCTGCCTCTGTCCTGCTGGAAGCCTCCATCAATGAGGAGAAGTTTGCCCGCGTGGAGGCTGAGTTGCACCAGTTGCTACTGGCCTCAGGCCGTGCCCACGTGCTCTGGACCACAGACATCTATGGGCGCCTGGCTGCAGACTACTTTAGCCTGTGA
- the LRRC14 gene encoding leucine-rich repeat-containing protein 14 isoform X3, whose translation MQLPAPWWPPARPSTMHTLVFLSTRQVLQCQSAACQALPLLPRELFPLLFKVAFMDKKTVVLRELVHTWPFPLLSFQQLLQECAHCSRALLQERPSTESMQAVILGLTARLHTPETEAGTQPLCRKHTLRVLDMTGLLDDGVEQDPGTMSMWDCTAAVARTCIAQQQGRTAEPGLAPVPVELLDAGCLRRVDLRFNNLGLRGLSVIIPHVARFQHLASLRLHYVHGDSRQPSVDGEDNFRYFLAQMGRFTCLRELSMGSSLLSGRLDQLLSTLQSPLESLELAFCALLPEDLRFLARSPHAVHLKKLDLSGNDLSGSQLEPFQGLLQAAAATLLHLELTECQLADTQLLATLPVLTRCASLRYLGLYGNPLSMAGLKELLRDSVAQAELRTVVHPFPVDCYEGLPWPPPASVLLEASINEEKFARVEAELHQLLLASGRAHVLWTTDIYGRLAADYFSL comes from the exons ATGCAGCTTCCAGCCCCCTG GTGGCCTCCTGCCCGGCCCAGCACCATGCACACCCTTGTGTTCCTGAGCACACGGCAGGTGCTCCAGTGCCAGTCAGCTGCCTGCCAGGCCTTGCCCCTGCTACCACGAGAGCTCTTCCCCTTGCTCTTCAAAGTGGCCTTCATGGACAAGAAGACCGTTGTGCTGCGTGAGCTGGTGCACACGTGGCCCTTTCCACTGCTTAGCTTCCAGCAGCTGCTGCAGGAGTGTGCCCACTGCAGCCGGGCCCTGCTGCAGGAGCGGCCTAGCACAGAAAGCATGCAAGCCGTGATCCTGGGGCTGACTGCCCGGCTCCACACCCCGGAGACTGAGGCTGGCACACAGCCCCTCTGCAG GAAGCACACGCTGCGGGTGCTGGACATGACGGGCCTCCTGGATGACGGCGTGGAGCAGGACCCGGGCACCATGAGCATGTGGGACTGCACGGCAGCTGTGGCCCGCACGTGCATCGCACAGCAGCAGGGCAGGACTGCAGAGCCCGGCCTGGCCCCCGTTCCTGTGGAG CTTCTGGATGCGGGCTGCCTGCGCCGCGTGGACCTGCGCTTCAACAACTTGGGCCTGCGAGGCCTGTCCGTCATCATCCCACACGTGGCCCGCTTCCAGCACCTGGCCAGCCTGCGGTTACACTATGTGCACGGGGACTCTCGGCAGCCCTCTGTGGACGGCGAGGACAACTTCCGTTACTTCCTGGCCCAGATGGGCCGCTTCACCTGTTTGCGGGAGCTCAGCATGGGCTCCTCTCTTCTCTCGGGGCGGCTGGACCAGCTGCTCAG CACCCTGCAGAGCCCCCTGGAGAGCCTGGAGCTGGCCTTCTGCGCCTTGCTGCCTGAGGACCTGCGTTTCCTGGCACGGAGCCCCCATGCTGTCCACCTCAAGAAGCTGGACCTGAGTGGCAATGACCTGTCCGGCAGCCAGCTGGAGCCCTTCCAGGGTCTGCTGCAGGCAGCAGCAGCCACGCTGCTGCACCTCGAGCTGACCGAGTGCCAGCTTGCCGATACCCAACTGCTGGCCACACTTCCTGTGCTGACTCGTTGTGCCAGCCTCCGCTACCTCGGCCTCTACGGCAACCCGCTGTCTATGGCGGGCCTCAAGGAGCTCCTGAGGGACTCGGTGGCACAGGCCGAGCTGCGCACGGTGGTGCACCCTTTCCCCGTGGACTGCTATGAGGGCCTGCCGTGGCCACCGCCTGCCTCTGTCCTGCTGGAAGCCTCCATCAATGAGGAGAAGTTTGCCCGCGTGGAGGCTGAGTTGCACCAGTTGCTACTGGCCTCAGGCCGTGCCCACGTGCTCTGGACCACAGACATCTATGGGCGCCTGGCTGCAGACTACTTTAGCCTGTGA